The proteins below come from a single Falco peregrinus isolate bFalPer1 chromosome Z, bFalPer1.pri, whole genome shotgun sequence genomic window:
- the GALT gene encoding galactose-1-phosphate uridylyltransferase isoform X2: MEPPPGGEEEGGGRFRASEHQHARYNPLRDDWVLVSAHRVKRPWQGQLEKPPHEDVPRWDPNNPLCPGATRANGEVNPQYEGTFVFPNDFPALQPDAPEPGDSDHPLFRAAAARGVCKVMCFHPWSDLTLPLMSLVEIRAVIDKWAELAAELGASYPWVQIFENKGAMMGCSNPHPHCQVWASSFLPNEACLEDRTQRQHLSQHGVPMLLEYAEQEARRKERLVVENVDWLVVVPYWATWPYQTLLLPRRHVCRLQDLWEGERDSLASIMQRLLIKYDNLFEVSFPYSMGWHGAPTGSFLEEDCRHWQLHAHYYPPLLRSATIRKFMVGYEMLAQAQRDLTPEQAAERLRSLPEVHYKQRAKEML, translated from the exons atggagccgccgccggggggggaagaggaggggggcGGCCGCTTCCGCGCCAGCG AGCACCAGCATGCTCGTTACAACCCGCTGCGGGATGACTGGGTGCTGGTGTCGGCCCACCGGGTGAAGCgcccctggcaggggcagctggAGAAGCCGCCCCACGAGGATGTGCCCCGCTGGGACCCCAACAACCCCCTCTGCCCCGGGGCCACCCGGGCCAACGGCGAG GTGAACCCCCAGTACGAGGGCACCTTTGTCTTCCCAAATGACTTCCCTGCGCTGCAGCCTGATGCTCCGGAGCCTG GTGACAGTGATCACCCTTTGTTTcgagctgcagcagcccggggTGTGTG caAGGTGATGTGCTTCCACCCCTGGTCGGACTTGACGCTGCCCCTCATGTCCCTGGTAGAGATCCGGGCTGTCATCGACAAATGGGCAGAGCTGGCGGCTGAGCTGGGTGCCTCCTACCCCTGGGTGCAG atcTTCGAGAACAAGGGAGCGATGATGGGCTGCTCCAACCCGCACCCCCACTGCCAG GTGTGGGCCAGCAGCTTCCTCCCAAATGAGGCGTGCCTGGAGGATCGGACCCAGCGGCAGCACCTGAGCCAGCACGGTGTCCCCATGCTGCTGGAGTACGCCGAGCAGGAGGCTCGCCGAAAG GAGCGGCTGGTGGTGGAGAATGTGGACTGGCTGGTCGTGGTGCCATACTGGGCTACCTGGCCCTACCAGACTCTGCTGCTACCTCGCCGCCATGTCTGCCGCCTCCAGGACCTCTGGGAGGGCGAGAGGGACA GCCTGGCTTCCATCATGCAGAGGCTGCTCATCAAGTACGACAACCTCTTTGAAGTTTCCTTCCCATACTCCATGGGCTGGCACG GTGCCCCCACGGGTTCCTTCCTGGAGGAGGACTGCAGGCACTGGCAACTCCATGCCCACTACTACCCACCACTGCTCCGCTCCGCAACCATCCGCAAGTTCATGGTGGGCTACGAGATGCTGGCACAGGCACAGCGGGACCTCACCCCTGAGCAG GCAGCTGAGCGCCTGAGGAGCCTCCCCGAGGTGCACTACAAGCAGAGGGCCAAGGAGATGTTGTGa
- the GALT gene encoding galactose-1-phosphate uridylyltransferase isoform X1: protein MGGVVGGGARPAGGSVPRILPAPTPLSFLPAEHQHARYNPLRDDWVLVSAHRVKRPWQGQLEKPPHEDVPRWDPNNPLCPGATRANGEVNPQYEGTFVFPNDFPALQPDAPEPGDSDHPLFRAAAARGVCKVMCFHPWSDLTLPLMSLVEIRAVIDKWAELAAELGASYPWVQIFENKGAMMGCSNPHPHCQVWASSFLPNEACLEDRTQRQHLSQHGVPMLLEYAEQEARRKERLVVENVDWLVVVPYWATWPYQTLLLPRRHVCRLQDLWEGERDSLASIMQRLLIKYDNLFEVSFPYSMGWHGAPTGSFLEEDCRHWQLHAHYYPPLLRSATIRKFMVGYEMLAQAQRDLTPEQAAERLRSLPEVHYKQRAKEML, encoded by the exons ATGGGGGGCGTGGTGGGCGGGGGTGCCCGGCCTGCTGGGGGGTCTGTGCCCCGCATTCTTCCCGCCCCGACgcccctctcctttctcccGGCAGAGCACCAGCATGCTCGTTACAACCCGCTGCGGGATGACTGGGTGCTGGTGTCGGCCCACCGGGTGAAGCgcccctggcaggggcagctggAGAAGCCGCCCCACGAGGATGTGCCCCGCTGGGACCCCAACAACCCCCTCTGCCCCGGGGCCACCCGGGCCAACGGCGAG GTGAACCCCCAGTACGAGGGCACCTTTGTCTTCCCAAATGACTTCCCTGCGCTGCAGCCTGATGCTCCGGAGCCTG GTGACAGTGATCACCCTTTGTTTcgagctgcagcagcccggggTGTGTG caAGGTGATGTGCTTCCACCCCTGGTCGGACTTGACGCTGCCCCTCATGTCCCTGGTAGAGATCCGGGCTGTCATCGACAAATGGGCAGAGCTGGCGGCTGAGCTGGGTGCCTCCTACCCCTGGGTGCAG atcTTCGAGAACAAGGGAGCGATGATGGGCTGCTCCAACCCGCACCCCCACTGCCAG GTGTGGGCCAGCAGCTTCCTCCCAAATGAGGCGTGCCTGGAGGATCGGACCCAGCGGCAGCACCTGAGCCAGCACGGTGTCCCCATGCTGCTGGAGTACGCCGAGCAGGAGGCTCGCCGAAAG GAGCGGCTGGTGGTGGAGAATGTGGACTGGCTGGTCGTGGTGCCATACTGGGCTACCTGGCCCTACCAGACTCTGCTGCTACCTCGCCGCCATGTCTGCCGCCTCCAGGACCTCTGGGAGGGCGAGAGGGACA GCCTGGCTTCCATCATGCAGAGGCTGCTCATCAAGTACGACAACCTCTTTGAAGTTTCCTTCCCATACTCCATGGGCTGGCACG GTGCCCCCACGGGTTCCTTCCTGGAGGAGGACTGCAGGCACTGGCAACTCCATGCCCACTACTACCCACCACTGCTCCGCTCCGCAACCATCCGCAAGTTCATGGTGGGCTACGAGATGCTGGCACAGGCACAGCGGGACCTCACCCCTGAGCAG GCAGCTGAGCGCCTGAGGAGCCTCCCCGAGGTGCACTACAAGCAGAGGGCCAAGGAGATGTTGTGa
- the SIGMAR1 gene encoding sigma non-opioid intracellular receptor 1: MAWPWRGRSRSPSRWRRGGAAAAAGGMGTARRRALRAGLALGALVLVLQGLRGWLASKRYEFTPAEIAQLARHHAGLDHELAFSKIIVELRKKHPGHILPDEDLQWVFVNAGGWMGSMCLLHASLTEYVLLFGTAVDTGGHSGRYWADISDTVISGTFRQWKEGTTRSEIYYPGDTIVHQAGEATSVQWSAGTWMVEYGRGFIPSTLAFALADTLFSTQDFVTLFYTLRVYAKGLLLEANAFFSTLGC; this comes from the exons ATGGCGTGGCCGTGGCGGGGGCGGTCCCGCTCCCCGTCgcgctggcggcggggcggagcggcggcggcggcgggcggcatGGGGACGGCGAGGCGGCGGGCGCTGCGGGCCGGGCTGGCGCTGGGCgcgctggtgctggtgctgcaggggctgcggggctggctgGCCTCCAAACGGTACGAGTTCACCCCCGCCGAGATCGCCCAGCTCGCCCGGCACCACGCGG ggctggaccACGAGCTGGCTTTCTCCAAGATCATTGTGGAGCTACGGAAGAAGCACCCAGGCCACATCTTGCCAGATGAAGACCTGCAGTGGGTGTTTGTGAATGCGGGCGGGTGGATGGGCTCCATGTGCCTCCTGCATGCTTCGCTCACTGAGTACGTGCTGCTCTTCGGGACAGCTGTCGATACTGGGGGCCACTCAG GTCGGTACTGGGCAGATATCTCTGATACTGTCATCTCGGGGACCTTTCGGCAGTGGAAGGAGGGGACCACCAGAAGTGAGATCTACTATCCCG GGGACACCATCGTGCACCAGGCAGGAGAGGCCACGTCCGTGCAGTGGAGTGCAGGAACCTGGATGGTGGAGTACGGCCGGGGCTTCATTCCCTCCACGCTCGCCTTTGCCCTGGCTGACACTCTCTTCAGCACTCAGGACTTCGTCACCCTCTTCTACACCCTGCGTGTCTATGCCAAGGGCCTGCTCCTGGAAGCCAATGCCTTCTTCAGCACCTTGGGTTGCTGA